In the genome of Corticium candelabrum chromosome 18, ooCorCand1.1, whole genome shotgun sequence, the window TGGGGTGGCAATGGGATTCACAACCCTCATATCAGTGATTACAGTAGCTATAGTAGGTGAAGAACAAAGCATGCTTGCCATCGGTATGATCACTCTATATGCAAGCTCATCAATCATTGGCCCGCCAATTGCAGGTATCTTGGCTGACCATATTTTTATGTGTGCCTGACTACTCTTTTTGTAAACACTGTACGTACGTACGCCTACTACCCTGATCTTTTTGTCCGTATATACGTACACGTTTTTCTGTTACTGACTGCTATCTAATATTCAGGCTGGATGTATGACAGTAGTGGCAACTACAATGACGGCTTCCTTGTATTTGGACTTGTACTCGTGATAGCTGCTCTCCTTCTTAGTCTATATAAAGTAGTCAGAAGAATACAGTTGATATCGACAAAGCAAGGGAAAAGCACACTGTCTGTCATACAACGTCTCGAGAAAAATAACTACCTTGATGCTACTACTATAGTAATATTCAAAGAAACAAGTGTATAAGAGATGACTAAATCCATCCTTAATAGTTTTTCCGTGTTCATGGCTGTATGTCATTTGCATCAGATCTCCCATGTGTGATCGATGCAAATTATAACATCTGAGACTGTATGTATTCAACATGTACACGCAGAATCTAAAAATGTTTACAAGTCTCGACAGATACGTGTTATCTAGGAGATGCTACAATTAATCAAGAAAGCAATTGCTGAATGTGACAGCGTTCACGCACCCGAGTCATCGAGTTGTTATACTACTGCCTAACAGGAATAGTATACCGAAGTGTTTGAAAGAAGGGTCatccacatgcatgcacaaagtGATAAAGAAATGTATCGTGTCAGGAATGGGATATGCCCAGATACAAACGTTGCTTAAATTTCATCTTGATTTTATATATTGTCCAGTGTCTTTAGCAACAATGACTCGTCTAGTTAGCAAGAAAGCATTTGGGACTGCAATTATagatttattttatttatttatttatttccaTATATCTGTCTTATTCATTCCTTTCCATGTCAAAAAATGATTTTCATTCTGCACCAGCCaaataaagtaaaataaaGTAACATCAAAATTCTCAATTGTGCACCAGTTTGGCATGTTTGTCATGATTAGCATCCAATGGTGTCATCCATTACATAATTAGCTTTTCATGATGGCCTTGCTTTCTGAAAACTTTCAGCGGTTAAATTTCCAGCTGAAAGTTgaaaaataggatatagtaaTCTAATTAAACACTGCATGTTGTTTACACTTACGTGTGGTTGCTGATCAATGCTCATCATTGTCTAATATTCATCAGTTAAGGGACTTCACAACCTTATAACGTCAAATgatcaaaacaaaaatacGGACTGGTTAGAGTAATGGGAGGACAGGAGAACAACTGTAGCGGTTTCCGTCAACTACACCAACCTGTTGAGAAACATGGATCATTTGTTTTGCCAGCTTTGGACTTTCTTCTGTGGAGGTGGAGTCTTGTTTACATTCGGAGTGCTTTACATCGGTCTCTTGAACTGTCTTGCTAATGACTCGAATGCAGATCTTTACCTGGCGCTCAACTTCAGCAAGAATCTCACAACAGCTAGTGCCCTCAGTGGACAGCTGGGTAATATTCATCAGAGACCATGCAGGATTACAATCTATCACGCCACTTACTACATGTGTTTTGAGTGAGGCTGAAAATCGCCATATATACCCTAAAATACACAGCAGTTTGAGTGCTCTAGCATAGGGCCAATTACATAAACATTTCTGAAAATCTGCCACACATAAGTTAGGGTCAATTAAAGATAAAGTAACTGATTGGGAGAGATCCTAGTGTACAcatcacacataaacacaagcTTTAAAAATGGGTTTCCAGCAGTAAGCAAATCAACATGATTGaattgttgttaattaaagcagAGCACAATATAGATCATAACAATAGATGAATCTGTATAGCACTAACAAGACCAATGGAAAGCAGCATGTAACAAGTCtagctacttaattaatttaagcaAAACTAAATACTTCAAATTGAACAAACTGACAAGTCTTAGGCATGAGTGCCAAGTGTCAAAACATTCAGAACCTATTGTTAATTAACCTCAATTAAGTCTGCAGTCAAAACATATGCTATAAAAAACTACCAGGTATAtggttttaattatttaattaaggcaaTAGTGTAACTTCAGAAACAATAATGTCTTGTGAAACAAAGTTAACCCATGAACAGCAGGCAGACCTATTTGTGAACACAAGTTTGTTGCCTTGTTTACAGCTTTGATAGGATCAACAAATCTACTGGTGGTTGGTTTATTCGCACCGTTGGTTAGCACTCTTCTGGTCAAGATTGGAGTCAGACAAATGATATTCATTTCGGCCATACTACTGACAGCTGGGCAATTGACATCGattacaacagaaatttggcatccATTTCTAACATATGGCATTCTTAGTGGCACCAGTATTGCTATTGTCTATACCGTCTGTTGGCGTGTGTTGCCTCTTTACTTCCAAAGAAACGATCACTAGCCTGTGGCGTGACCAACTCTGGAAAATTTCTGGGAATGGCATTAGTGGGCCCAGTTAGTCATACTGCTATGAAACAGTACGGATGGAGAACAAGTCTTCAATTGTTCAGCATTCTACGACTAGTTATGATCATCTGTGGAGTGCTCTACCGACCTCTAATGGTCAAatcagagacaaacaaaccacaaacaaatttaaaaattgcaaaTCTTTTTAAAAGCTGTAAGTCTCCATCGAAATCTTCTGTTTACATTGTTGGACATTGGTGCTAGTTCTAATTTACAGTGCCTTTTTTGTTCCAACATATCACATTGTAAGTCTTCAGTACTGCCTCTTATAATTGTTACATGTACTCTGTCTCTGCAGGTACGTCATGCTGAAGATAGTCTGTATATTAGTGAGAAAAAGTCTGGTTTATTGCTTACAATGTTGGCTGTGTCTGCTGCTGTAAGCACAACAACAGTTGGTCTAATAGCTGACCACCTCACTATACAATACAAGATCATGTTGCTACAAATGCTATTGCTGTTTGGTGGAATATCTACTACGCTACTTCTTTCTACCACACATTCACACTTGTAGCAGTCTATATGGCAGCATATGGGGTGGCAATGGCATTCACAACTCTCGTATCAGTGATTACAGTAGCTATAGTAGGTGAAGAACGAAGCATACCTGCCTTGGGTATGATCACTCTATATACAAGCTCAGCAGTCATTGGCCCGCCAATTGCAGGTATCTTGCCTGATCATATGTTTTATCTGTGCCAGACTACTCTTTTTACTAACACTACGTGTACTATCCTGATCTTTATGTCTGCCCTCCTGTACATGTTTTGCGTTCATAAACTGCTATCTAATATTCAGGCTGGATGGATGACAGAAGTGGCAAATACAATGATGACAGCTTCCTTGTATTTGAACTTGCACTTGTGACAGCTCTCCTTCTTAGTCTTTACAAAACAGTCAGAAGATTACAAGCAATATCTAGGCAGCAAAAAAACAGCACACAATCTGTCACACAACATCATGAGAAGCATAGCCACTTTGATTCTTTTGCAGTGATGTCCAGAGAAACAACTGTAGAAGAGATGACTAAATCCACTATAGTGTCTGAGACCATATTCTGCATGCAGAAtgtaaaaaatatttatgaTTCTTGACAGATGCATGTTTAGCAAATGCTATGTCAAGAAACTATTGAATGTGACAATTGCAAATAGCCACTAAGTCATGTATTACACTAGTTTATTATACTATATGTACTTAATGAAAAGGAATCTATTGAACGTTTAAAAGGAAACTGTACAGCACTCATGCATGTACAAAGTACTGAaaaatgcaatcaaagatgGTGTCAGAAATAAGATATGCCCATGACAGATACAAAAGTTGGCTTCACGTAACTTCATCCTAACTCTAGTGTGCATGCAGTATCCTTCAAACAATAAGCTAACTAACAACTGAGACAGAAATGATAGACAAGACAACTGCCGATGTACACAGTTATCAACTACAGTATAAAGAAGAAA includes:
- the LOC134194069 gene encoding monocarboxylate transporter 12-like; the protein is MSAAGSTVTVGLIADHLTIQHKILLLQLLLLLGGISTMLLPFYHTFALVAVYMAAYGVAMGFTTLISVITVAIVGEEQSMLAIGMITLYASSSIIGPPIAGWMYDSSGNYNDGFLVFGLVLVIAALLLSLYKVVRRIQLISTKQGKSTLSVIQRLEKNNYLDATTIVIFKETSV